Part of the Bubalus bubalis isolate 160015118507 breed Murrah chromosome 9, NDDB_SH_1, whole genome shotgun sequence genome is shown below.
ACATAAAAAATTTTAGGAGTTCTCAATAACAAATTTTAAGAGTATAATGGGTTCTAAGATCAAGGAGTTTGAGAACCATGGgtttatgtcattctttttgttttttctcttgcatacacatttatattctctgtctttctctccctgaagaaagagaataaaatacaatCTGTTTATGCAGATTGTACAAACCTCCATATGGAGCTTTTCTACTTTTTCCGTGAACTCTAAGGTGAATTTATGATACATCCTTAGAGAGATGGCACTATAGCATATTCTACTAAATTAGAAGATGTGTGCTCTTATCCTAATTCAGCCAGCTAGCCCCatgggggttgtgtgtgtgtatgtgtgtgtataagtaagtaagtaaataaatagtaatCAAAGTATTTGCATACCAAAATGACCGGGGAAATgcatatacaggaaaaaaaaaataacattttgatgTCAGGATTTGAAGGTGATTTTTATTACAGTTGTTATAAGAGTTAGCTACTGGAATTAGAAAGTATGGTTTTGAATCCTTGCACCACTGTGGATAACCCAAATATCAGTTTACACATTTTGGTAATGAAGAGGATGATAAAATTAACCTTCTAGAGTAGTGAGAATAATGTGAGGCAATTCACATTAAACACTTTACACAGTACTATTCAAAAAGTTATTATGTATGTTTTGGGAAATTTCCATagctatatattacatataacatTTTAGAGTTAATGAATTTCAACAAATAATAACTATATAGGatttttatctgaaaattaaGTGTCTTACTTCACCTGTTTTTGGGTCGCTTTAcctatataattatgtatataatgtatatgtatataaaacacacatacacttagATATGCATGTATATTATAAAAAGCATAGTCACAGTGGGTGCATATAATGTGTACTATTCtgcttattagtttttttttttttctgttttaaaaatttaatttatttatttatgcgttttttggccacactgaatggcatgcaggctcttagttctCTGACGAGGACAAGAGGTTTGAACCTCCACTGGAGTCTtattaacccctggaccaccagagaagttcctgaatattagttttttttcttctccactaAATGTTTTTGATTATCATTTCTTTAGAGTACCGACAAAACTGCCTCATTCTGTTTAACAGATGCATAGTAATCTATGCCCATGTCACAGTGTAGttacagatatatatttatattgttttggtttctgttttttgcCATTAAAATATTGCTGCAGTGCATTCTATCAGTATATTTTATAGCcagaaaaataatagtatttttaagCATGTATTGGACTAGCATGATAAGACAGAATATGAGCTATGTGtagttgaaattttaatttattattggttttttaaattaattaatttttggttgcactggatcttcgtTGTTGCAGGTAGGCTTTcactagttgcagcgagcaggagttactctttgttgcagtgcacgaacttcttactgtggtggcttctctggttgcagaacacaggctctaggcacacttgggctcagtagttgaggcctGTGGGCCTAGTTGCACTTCAGCACAttcaatcttcccagaccagggatcaagcccagtatcccctgcatcggcaggcgaaCCTCCCATCCACTGTATCACCAAGGAATTCCACCTTTGATTTGATTTTAATCAAGATGttcagttaatttaaaaattagatttaacTTTAAAATCTCAAGTAATAATGAGGTCATtaggtttttatatttttgaaaaagcgactataaatttttaaagagaattagaGACTAAAAGATCTCTAAGGCATCTcagctctcatttttaaaatgtcttacctttaaaataattccttctttatttcttactGTGTAATTGAATTAGTCCCACTGATAGATAGGTCATATTTTTCCAAACATGGTGAAACAGATCATTAAAAGCTATTGCTTCAATATTCTTCTgttccacttcaatattcttcagttgttttcatcattaaaaaagCCATAGCAAGGTCCACTTCTAAAGTGTAAGATTTGTTACAGTACATAGCAACAGAGATAATAAGTgtacatttactttaaaaaattaaaagaactaaaTTAATTAACATAATTATGTTAATTATGTTCTGTTATATTCAGAAAGCTTTCACAAGAAAGATGCTTATTTTTCACTGTTTGAAATCAATGATTTTTCTTAAAGACGTTTATGCACTTGCAaaaaataacatattcaaaagcattcattcttcggaactcagctttctttatagtccaacagtcatatccatacatgagtactggaaaaaccatagccttgactagacggacctttgttgacaatgtaatgtctctgctttttaatatgccctctaggttggtcataactttccttccagggagtaagcatctttttatttcacggctgcagtcaccatctgcagtgattttggagcccagaaaaataaagccggACACTATTTCcgctctttccccatctatttgccatgaagtgatgggactggatgccatgatcttagttttctgaatgttgagttttaagccacctttttcactctcctctttcacttttatcaagaggctctttagttctttgctttctgccataaaggtggtgtcatctgcatatctgaggttattgatatttctcccagcaatcttgattccagcttgtgcttcctccagccctgcatttctcatgttgtactctgcatataagttaaataagcagggtgacaatatacagccttgacatactcctttccctatttggaaccagtctgttgttccatgtccagttctaactgttgcttcttgacttgcatacatatttctcaagaggcaggttaggtggtcaggtattcccatctctcaaattttccacagttggttgtaatccacacagtcaaaggctttggcatagtcaataaagcaaaagtagatgtttttctggaactctcttgcttttttgatgatccagcagatgtaggtaacttgatctctggttcctctgccttttctaaaaccagcttgaacatcaggaaattcacagttcacgtcctgttgaagcctggcttggagaattttgaccattactttactagcgtgtgagattactgcaattatgcggtagtttgaatattcattggcattgcctttctttggcattggaatgaaaactgaccttttccagtcctgtggccactgctgagttttcccaatttgctggcatattgagtgcagcacttttacagcatcatcttgtaggatttgaaatagctcaactggaattccatcacctccactagctttgttcatagtgatgcttctgaacgcacacttgacttcacattccaggatgtctggctctaggtcagtgatcacaccattgtgatcatctgggtcgtgaagatcttttctgtacagttcttctgtgtattcttgccacctctccttaatatcttctgcttctgttaggtccataccatttctgtcctttatcgagcccatctttgcatgaaatgttcccttgatatctctaattttcttgaagagctctctagtctttcccattctattgttttcctctatttctttgcattgaccgctgaggaaggctttcttatctctccttgctattctttggaactctgccttcaaatgggtatatctttccttttctcctttgcttttcacttctcttcttttctcagctatttttcaggcctcctcagagagccattttgcttttctgcatttctttttcttggggatggtcttggtccctgtctcctgtacattgtcatgaacctccatccatagttcatcaggcactctatcagatctagtcctttaaatctatttcccacttccactgtaaaatcataagggatttgatataggtcatacctgaatggactagtggttttccctactttcttcaatttcagtctgaatttggcattaaggagttcatggtctgagccacagtcagctcccggtcttgtttttgctaactgtatagagcttctccatctttggctacaaagaatctcatcaatctgatttcggtgttgaccatctggtgacgtccttGTGTAGAgcattctcttgtgttgttggaagagggtgtttgctatgatcattgcattctcttagcagaactctatgagcctttcccctgcttcattctgtactccaaggccaaatttgccttcaggtgtttcttgacttcctacttttgcattccagtccccaataatgaaaaggacatctttttggggtgttagttctagaagatcttttaggtcttcatagaacctttcaacttcagcttcttcagcattactggtctgagcatagacttggattaccatgatattgaatggtttgccttggaaacgaacagagataattctgtcatttttgagactgccttcaagtactgcgtttcagactcttttgttgagtatgatggctactccatttcctctaagggattcttgcccacagtagtagatatgatggtcatctgatgtaaattcacccattccagtccattttagttctctgattcctaaaatgtcaacgttcactcttgccatctcctgtttgaccacttctaatatgccttgattcatagacctaacattccaggttcctatgcgatattgctctctacaacattggaccttgcttccatcaccagtcacatccccaactgggtgttgtttttgctttggctccatctcttcattctttctggagttatttctccactgatctccagtggcatgttgggcacctaccaacctggggagttcatctttcagtgttctgtctttttgccttttcatactgttcatggggttctcaaggcaagagtacttaagtggtttgccattcccttctccagtggaccacattttgtcagaactctctaccgtgacccatctgtcttgttGTAGATAATTAGCTTGATCTTAGTAGTTAATTTCAACCACCATTTATAAAAACTGGCAAAGTAGATATTCTGAAAATAGCATGACAATTCCTGCCTGTCAGGGATATCAATCAAATTTGGGTGTTGACAGAATTCTGAGGCATGTTTACTTTACTTGGCTTTTTAGACAGTATGCTGGCTATGACTACTCGCACCAAGGCCGGTTTGTCCCCGCAGACATGATGCAGCCACAACAGCCATACACCGGGCAGATTTTCCAGCCAACTCAGGCATATACTCCAACTACGCCTCAGCCATTCTATGGAAACAACTTTGAGGATGAACCACCTTTATTAGAAGGTACAGTTGGTTGCAACTCTTGATAGTACTCTAGTAAATCTTTGTTTGGAGGAGTTCCTCTTGTCTTTAAAAGAATAAGGTTGTAGGAAAAAGGTTTCTACTAAGTGACTCATTTCAAACAACACTGAGCCAGAAAGAACCAGATTTTTTTAATAGATCTTTATATTAGTGATAATAAAGTATGTCAATATGTGAGCAAAGTAACTTTTACTTTAGATTATTGATGATGAAATTCTGTCAGTGGAAGAAATGAGAGGAAATAGCATGGTGTTGACTGTTCTGAATGAAAACAAACTGATAGAGCCAGTAACATCAGTGTATGGTGTTTTTCAAATTGTATCTGCAAACCCAAAAAGCAATAGTTCTAAAAATTTGGGGGGACATCAGATACCCTTTGGAAGTCCAGTGAAAGCTATACATACTCTTCTCAGAAAAATGCACTTATATACATAGAAGACATAGTTTTGTATACGTTTTCGCAGGGCCTCCTGTGTTTCTGAAGCCCCGGGTATAGAGCCCCTTACTATGAATGCTGTCTGTGTATTCTTTACTATAAAGTCATAGCTCAGAGTGTCTGATTCATTATGTCCTTACCTTTTTCTAACACCAAACCAGAGGTTTGATATTTGTGGAATAAGCACCGTAATCAGTAAAGATGGATTGAGGACTCACTAAAATAATATCATCTGATGTTGCTAGATCACTTTTTTGATActggttgtttcattttttttttcaccctgttACAACATAAATTCTGGTAAACTGAAAGTATATCACAAATCCTAAttgactttcttattttctttttctttagaattgggTATCAATTTTGACCACATCTGGCAAAAAACACTCACAGTTTTACACCCCTTGAAGGTAGCAGATGGCAGCATCATGAATGAGACTGATTTGGCAGGACCAATGGTTTTTTGCCTTGCTTTTGGAGCTACATTGTTACTGGTAAGATTCTAGTTGGAACTCTCAGTGTGAGATTAAAGAATGGAATTTAAATATTCCACCAAGAGCCTTTATTAAGACTCTTCTTTTACATCAAGTTTTGATGTGTCTTAAAAGGTATTGAGTTTTTAAGTTTATACATATTTGTCACTTCACCATTGATAATATGGTATATTTAGAAATCATTTCTTATTCTAATAAGTGGTCCAATTATTAGGGAAAATTGTTAATAAATAACATGTAGCTTTAGTCGCTCATcagaattccttcttttttttttaagttgtcctTGAGTAGTGTTTTGTTGCATAAGTGCTGGTCTTTcctgtatattattttaatatttaatgaataaataaaagacaagaaGCTTTAGTCTCTGTCTCTCATCTCTCTAAGAATATTGAAGCATATTGAAAATGAGAAATTGTAAATATAATTgttaatgtttgttttattttatcttatgtcCTCTTCTGAATTAGAAGAGAGAAACAATATAATGAATTAAAGATGGAACTTTTAGTCAGAAAAGCTAGGCATGAACTCAGTGCTTCTAATCTGCCCTTGATTTCACCCTTCACTTCCCTCTGATAAATAATCATGTGCCTCCAACCTAACAAGATTGTTTTGGAGATTAAGACAGGTTATATGAGAATACTTTTCAAAGtaccgggagtgggtgatggacagggaggcctggcgtgctgtgattcatggggtcgcaaagagtcggacacgactgagcaactgatctgatctgattcaaagTTTTACTGCATTGTAcccagtgtcagattttattattattaataaacctttttaaacttttacacTCTTAATCAAATATTTACACAAACAAGTATTGATTCTAACAAAAATCCCAGGGAGTTTTCCATTAATGTAATCTGTAGAGGTATTTTCATAATTGAGTTTCATATGTCAGATGTGTGACAAACCAGAACTTTTTAAAGGCTTTTCCACAGACTGATTTTAGTGATAGCATGACCTAAATGCAGTGTTTGTACACTTAGCGTGACTAAGAGTACTAACTCCAGTTAAGCTCATGTTTATTGTCCTAAGATTGTTTAGTGATGTCTTTTTTAAgagcataaaatttttaaagtttttgcttgtttgtcaGAGAACTGTATAAAGCAACCAAcaatttggaaaaagaatgaaagaagaaatatctTCCATTATATTCCCCTTGCCCAGTAGTtaatcacttttcttttctcctcccctccccacagaaCCCTGGCTCCCTGCTTATCCTGGCTTCCTTTCTCCTAATTCCTTTAACAGCCATATAAAGTCAAtgataggagaaggcagtggcaacccactccagtactcttgcctgaaaaatcgcatggactcttgcctgaaaaaaccccagtaggctgcagtccatggggtcgttaagagttggacacaactgagcgacttcacttttgcttttcactttcatgcattggagaaggaaatggcaacccactccagtgtttttgcctggagaattccagggacaggggagcctggtgggctgccgtttctgggatcgcacaaagtcggacacgactgaagtgacttagcagcagcagcagcaaagtcaatGATGAAATTATTTCTGCTGTTAAAACGATTATGACCATATCTGCCAATGAAAATAAGTTGTTTCAGGGCAATTTTGGTGGAGTTGGGTGTGTTCAAGTGATATTAGCTACTATCCAAATATTTGAATGACTTTCCATCTTGTTTTGGTAGTTTATTTGCTTAAAATCAGCcagatttctttttagaaatctATGACTTGAGGTGATTCTACAAtggttttatatctttatttgttGAATTCTATGCCAAAGTCAAATGGTAGCTAGAAAATGAAATCCTGAGTATCTGTGTGTTGAGAGGTGGGTACTTTAAATTtcttaagaaagagaaaaggcagtctGCTCACTGTTTTACTTCCCTGTATAAAGAATAGACACCTCTGTGgattttaatcctcacaaattaAATATCTTCTACAAGTACCATTTTAGGTGAAAGAAGCCCAAAGTAACTTTCTTTGCCCTCTAACATGTCATCTTTTTGTTACCCATAGGCTGGGAAAATCCAGTTTGGCTACGTATATGGGATCAGTGCAATTGGATGCCTAGGAATGTTTTGTTTATTGAACTTAATGAGTATGACTGGTGTTTCATTTG
Proteins encoded:
- the YIPF5 gene encoding protein YIPF5, whose protein sequence is MSGFDNLNTDFYQTSYSIDDQSQQSYDYGGSGGPYSKQYAGYDYSHQGRFVPADMMQPQQPYTGQIFQPTQAYTPTTPQPFYGNNFEDEPPLLEELGINFDHIWQKTLTVLHPLKVADGSIMNETDLAGPMVFCLAFGATLLLAGKIQFGYVYGISAIGCLGMFCLLNLMSMTGVSFGCVASVLGYCLLPMILLSSFAVIFSLQGMVGIILTAGIIGWCSFSASKIFISALAMEGQQLLVAYPCALLYGVFALISVF